In the Kribbella sp. NBC_00482 genome, one interval contains:
- a CDS encoding amino acid ABC transporter ATP-binding protein — translation MSLPKNLLSLRGVRKAYGENVVLDEFGLDVGPGECVVLIGASGSGKSTLLRCVNLLEVVDDGVIELDGVDITDPRVDADRIRSRIGIVFQAYNLFPHLTVLDNVTLAPIRVHRVPRDEARQRALEMLDRVGLRDKADARPDDLSGGQQQRAAIARALVNSPTLMLLDEVTSALDPELVGEVLDLLRDLRSEGMTMLICTHEMAFAREIADQVCFLHQGRLLESGPPTQLLDNPREARTQEFLNRIRP, via the coding sequence ATGAGTTTGCCCAAGAATCTGCTCAGTCTCCGCGGTGTGCGGAAGGCGTACGGCGAGAACGTCGTACTGGACGAATTCGGTCTGGATGTCGGGCCGGGGGAGTGCGTCGTACTCATCGGCGCGTCCGGATCGGGGAAGTCCACGCTGTTGCGGTGCGTCAATCTGCTCGAGGTCGTGGACGACGGCGTGATCGAGCTCGACGGCGTCGACATCACCGATCCCCGCGTGGACGCGGACCGGATCCGGTCGCGGATCGGGATCGTGTTCCAGGCGTACAACCTGTTCCCGCACCTGACCGTGCTCGACAACGTCACGCTGGCGCCGATCCGCGTTCATCGAGTCCCGCGGGACGAGGCGCGGCAGCGGGCTCTGGAGATGCTCGACCGGGTCGGCCTGCGGGACAAGGCCGATGCGAGACCTGACGACCTGTCCGGCGGTCAGCAGCAACGGGCCGCGATCGCCCGTGCGCTGGTGAACTCACCGACCCTGATGCTGCTCGACGAGGTCACCTCCGCCCTCGACCCGGAGCTCGTCGGCGAGGTTCTCGACCTGCTCCGGGACCTGCGGTCCGAGGGCATGACCATGCTCATCTGCACGCACGAGATGGCGTTCGCCCGCGAGATCGCCGACCAGGTCTGCTTCCTCCACCAGGGCCGCCTCCTCGAAAGCGGCCCACCCACCCAACTCCTCGACAACCCCCGCGAAGCTCGCACCCAGGAGTTCCTGAACCGGATACGACCCTGA
- a CDS encoding amino acid ABC transporter permease: MSTWQPSALQLERIAYRRRRARRSTVIAVVSSVILLALVVVGIGSTPGWPRVRATFFDVHRGWEALPVVAEGLWLNVRVMLVCAVLIVVFGLTLAIMRTLRGPIFFPLRVFAAAYTDVFRGLPLLLVIFLLGFGVPALQLRGLPNQAVIWGGAALVLTYSSYVAEVFRAGIESVHPSQRAAARSLGLTYRQTLRFVVLPQAVRRVLPPLLNDFVSLQKDSGLIAVLGVIDAIRAAQLETAEDFNFTPYVVAGLLFVALTIPLTRLTDYVARRQGWYGGGGGPV, encoded by the coding sequence GTGAGTACCTGGCAACCGTCGGCGCTGCAGCTCGAGCGGATCGCGTACCGGCGCAGGCGGGCGCGGCGGTCGACCGTGATCGCGGTGGTCAGCTCGGTGATCCTGCTCGCGTTGGTTGTCGTGGGCATCGGTTCCACGCCGGGCTGGCCGCGGGTCCGGGCGACGTTCTTCGACGTCCACCGCGGCTGGGAGGCGTTGCCGGTCGTTGCCGAGGGCCTCTGGCTGAACGTCCGCGTGATGCTGGTCTGCGCGGTGCTGATCGTCGTGTTCGGGCTGACACTGGCGATCATGCGGACGTTGCGGGGGCCGATCTTCTTCCCGCTCCGGGTGTTCGCGGCCGCCTACACGGACGTGTTCCGCGGCCTGCCCTTGCTGCTCGTCATCTTCCTGCTCGGCTTCGGCGTACCGGCTCTGCAGTTGCGTGGGTTGCCGAACCAGGCGGTGATCTGGGGCGGCGCGGCCCTCGTCCTGACGTACTCGTCGTACGTCGCCGAGGTGTTCCGGGCCGGGATCGAGTCGGTGCATCCGTCGCAGCGGGCCGCGGCGCGGTCGCTCGGGCTGACCTACCGGCAGACGTTGCGCTTCGTCGTCCTTCCCCAAGCGGTACGCCGGGTGCTGCCGCCGCTGCTGAACGACTTCGTGAGCCTGCAGAAGGACTCCGGGCTGATCGCGGTGCTCGGCGTCATCGATGCGATCCGGGCCGCGCAACTGGAGACGGCCGAGGACTTCAACTTCACGCCGTACGTCGTGGCCGGGCTGCTGTTCGTCGCGCTGACGATCCCGCTGACCCGGCTGACCGATTACGTCGCCCGCCGACAGGGCTGGTACGGCGGGGGAGGGGGACCGGTATGA
- a CDS encoding ABC transporter substrate-binding protein: MRTRAVVGLAVLAVVGLGACAPEESSSGASTPSGADACAKDKLAVKTTGTLTVGTDKPAYEPWFSGDDPSNGKGYESAVTYAVAKKLGFEQAAVKWQTVQFNTAFAPGPKVFDLDVNQVSISEDRRKAVDFSSGYYDVRQTVITTAGSKIANAKSVADLADAKLGAQVGTTSYTALRDQVKPKPKPAVFDTNDLAVQALKNKQIDGIVVDLPTAFYMTAAQLDNGKIVGQLPAGGQAEQFGFVLEKNSKLTGCVTQAVDALKADGTLANLQKQYLTESGAPELS; this comes from the coding sequence ATGAGGACGCGTGCTGTGGTGGGGTTGGCGGTACTGGCGGTCGTGGGGCTGGGGGCGTGTGCGCCGGAGGAGAGCTCGTCCGGGGCCTCGACGCCGTCGGGTGCGGATGCCTGTGCGAAGGACAAGCTGGCGGTGAAGACGACCGGCACGCTGACGGTCGGCACCGACAAGCCGGCGTACGAACCGTGGTTCAGCGGCGACGACCCGAGCAACGGCAAGGGGTACGAGTCGGCGGTCACCTACGCGGTGGCGAAGAAGCTCGGGTTCGAGCAGGCCGCGGTGAAGTGGCAGACGGTGCAGTTCAACACCGCGTTCGCACCCGGCCCGAAGGTGTTCGACCTGGACGTCAACCAGGTGTCGATCTCCGAGGACCGCCGCAAGGCCGTCGACTTCTCGTCCGGGTACTACGACGTACGCCAGACCGTGATCACCACCGCGGGCAGCAAGATCGCGAACGCGAAGTCCGTCGCCGACCTCGCCGACGCCAAACTCGGGGCCCAGGTCGGTACGACGAGCTACACGGCACTGCGCGATCAGGTGAAGCCCAAGCCGAAGCCGGCCGTGTTCGACACCAACGACCTGGCCGTGCAGGCGCTCAAGAACAAGCAGATCGACGGCATCGTCGTGGACCTGCCGACCGCGTTCTACATGACCGCGGCGCAGCTCGACAACGGCAAGATCGTCGGGCAGTTGCCGGCCGGCGGACAGGCGGAGCAGTTCGGGTTCGTGCTCGAGAAGAACTCGAAGCTGACCGGCTGCGTCACGCAGGCGGTCGACGCGCTCAAGGCCGACGGCACCCTGGCGAACCTGCAGAAGCAGTACCTGACCGAGTCCGGCGCGCCCGAACTCTCGTGA
- a CDS encoding helix-turn-helix domain-containing protein, producing MNLRYPAEAPHPVVRRLVTGEFDEGPEYATYRRRGTTDWLLVQTLDGQGRFGQVAAEPGSVTLVRPRTLHDYATVGDRWHFRYAHMHPKPDWLPLLDWPEVAPGIVQLHPAAPTFERIADHLRDAVRHQHSVLPQAEQLSANSLEAALLWCDTQNPKAVQIDDRLLRAIELIDQDLTASLDVPRLARAVNLSVSRFAHLFREQLGVSPQQFVERRRLDAAARLLELTSRSVASVAGQVGYADPLYFATRFRLHTGSSPTAYRRRS from the coding sequence GTGAACCTTCGATATCCTGCTGAGGCGCCGCATCCGGTGGTGCGCCGGCTGGTGACCGGTGAGTTCGACGAAGGCCCTGAGTACGCGACGTATCGGCGGCGCGGAACGACCGACTGGCTGCTGGTGCAGACCCTCGACGGCCAGGGACGATTCGGTCAGGTCGCGGCCGAGCCGGGCAGCGTCACCCTGGTCCGCCCGCGCACCCTGCACGACTACGCTACGGTCGGTGACCGCTGGCATTTCCGGTACGCGCACATGCACCCGAAACCGGACTGGCTGCCGCTGCTGGACTGGCCGGAAGTTGCTCCCGGCATCGTTCAGCTCCACCCCGCCGCACCGACCTTCGAGCGGATCGCCGACCACCTGCGCGACGCCGTACGGCATCAACACAGCGTCCTGCCGCAGGCCGAGCAGCTCAGCGCGAACTCACTGGAGGCGGCGCTGCTGTGGTGCGACACCCAGAACCCGAAGGCTGTCCAGATCGACGACCGGCTACTGCGCGCGATCGAGCTGATCGACCAGGACCTGACCGCGAGCCTCGACGTACCGCGGCTGGCGCGTGCCGTGAATCTGTCCGTGTCACGGTTCGCGCACCTGTTCCGTGAGCAGCTCGGCGTCAGCCCGCAACAGTTCGTCGAGCGCCGCCGGCTGGACGCCGCGGCGCGGCTCCTGGAGCTCACCAGCCGGTCGGTCGCGTCGGTCGCGGGCCAGGTCGGGTACGCGGACCCGCTCTACTTCGCGACCCGCTTCCGTCTGCACACCGGATCAAGCCCCACGGCGTACCGTCGCAGGTCTTAG
- a CDS encoding phytanoyl-CoA dioxygenase family protein, whose translation MTVVDIYQRDGIVQVPQLLEPAEVERIKTVFMEQVAVDHSLAIDDGVPDDDPLAKYPRFVHPHRAGDTEAGKVAMELMLDDRILDVVQALIGPALGAQSMFYFKPPGARGQALHQDNTFLRADPETCLAAWIAVDDVDADNGGLAVVPGSHKTELVCPEPADLTESFTSVEVPIPDGLTKVQTKMKAGDVLFFHGSVVHGSRPNATDDRFRRSLIFHYIPEDSVEIAAFYNPLVRLDRRETVLPEAIGGGPCGDYAQAEP comes from the coding sequence ATGACCGTCGTGGACATCTACCAGCGGGACGGCATCGTCCAGGTCCCCCAGTTGCTCGAACCCGCCGAGGTCGAGCGGATCAAGACGGTCTTCATGGAGCAGGTCGCGGTCGACCACTCGCTCGCGATCGACGACGGCGTACCGGACGACGACCCGCTGGCGAAGTACCCGCGGTTCGTGCACCCGCACCGGGCCGGCGACACCGAGGCAGGGAAGGTCGCGATGGAGCTGATGCTCGACGACCGGATCCTCGATGTCGTCCAGGCGCTGATCGGTCCCGCGCTCGGCGCCCAGTCGATGTTCTACTTCAAGCCGCCGGGCGCCCGCGGGCAGGCGCTGCACCAGGACAACACGTTCCTGCGCGCCGACCCGGAGACCTGCCTCGCGGCCTGGATCGCGGTCGACGACGTGGACGCGGACAACGGCGGGCTGGCGGTCGTTCCCGGATCGCACAAGACCGAGCTGGTCTGCCCGGAGCCGGCCGACCTGACCGAGTCCTTCACCAGCGTCGAGGTCCCGATCCCCGACGGCCTCACCAAGGTGCAGACCAAGATGAAGGCCGGCGACGTCCTGTTCTTCCACGGCAGCGTCGTCCACGGCTCCCGCCCGAACGCCACCGACGACCGCTTCCGGCGCTCGCTGATCTTCCACTACATCCCGGAGGACAGCGTCGAGATCGCGGCCTTCTACAACCCGTTGGTCCGCCTCGACCGCCGCGAGACAGTCCTCCCCGAAGCCATCGGCGGCGGCCCCTGCGGCGACTACGCCCAAGCCGAGCCGTAA
- a CDS encoding zeta toxin family protein, which produces MSDLALTPAESAAVVDQRLAEITPRERPRRAPGVRPLAVLIGGQPAAGKSTTQRLVQRALGEQTTASYDFDENAEAHPRYRAILSKGRIDAHRDVHENLPRDLHRRCVDHLTTGETQYDVVASAPLSWEPGAKPWVDGFANQGYRVAVVYVATNDANSLLGVADRYQEAVDANGVGRWVDPRLHDQAYRGAPDAAHALESQAYVDDIYVVDRDGNVLFENHRLPDGTMEREPGARQAIIDERDRPPTPAEQEQFRQTARGLLRHEPEVAEPVRDAVSEAMLREAARAAPEDHGREPGPDQRIDARLAATQRVAGSGIAPPNGITAPATASGARDGSGSTPTDRGHTRDR; this is translated from the coding sequence ATGAGCGACCTTGCGCTGACGCCGGCCGAGTCCGCGGCGGTCGTCGACCAGCGGTTGGCCGAGATCACGCCGCGGGAGCGACCCAGGCGGGCTCCCGGCGTTCGGCCGTTGGCCGTGCTGATCGGTGGGCAGCCGGCCGCGGGCAAGTCGACCACGCAACGGCTCGTCCAGCGCGCGCTCGGTGAGCAGACGACCGCGTCGTACGACTTCGACGAGAACGCCGAAGCACATCCGCGGTACCGCGCGATCCTGAGCAAGGGGCGGATCGACGCGCATCGGGACGTCCACGAGAACCTGCCGCGGGACCTGCATCGGCGCTGTGTCGACCACTTGACCACAGGCGAGACGCAGTACGACGTCGTGGCGAGCGCACCGCTGTCGTGGGAGCCGGGAGCGAAGCCGTGGGTGGACGGATTCGCCAACCAGGGATACCGCGTCGCGGTGGTCTACGTCGCGACCAACGACGCGAACAGTCTGCTCGGCGTGGCGGACCGGTACCAGGAAGCTGTGGATGCCAACGGCGTCGGCCGGTGGGTGGATCCGCGACTGCACGATCAGGCGTACCGGGGCGCGCCGGATGCGGCGCATGCGCTCGAGTCGCAGGCGTACGTCGACGACATCTACGTCGTCGACCGGGACGGGAACGTGCTGTTCGAGAACCACCGCTTGCCTGACGGGACGATGGAGCGGGAGCCCGGCGCGCGGCAGGCGATCATCGACGAGCGCGACCGCCCGCCGACGCCGGCCGAGCAGGAGCAGTTCCGGCAGACGGCGAGGGGACTGCTCCGGCACGAGCCCGAGGTGGCCGAACCGGTGCGGGACGCGGTCAGCGAAGCGATGCTGCGGGAGGCGGCGCGGGCCGCGCCCGAGGACCACGGCCGCGAACCGGGACCGGATCAGCGGATCGACGCCCGCCTCGCCGCCACCCAGCGCGTCGCAGGGTCCGGCATCGCCCCGCCGAACGGGATCACGGCCCCGGCCACGGCATCCGGCGCACGCGACGGCTCGGGCAGCACCCCGACGGACCGAGGCCACACCCGCGACCGCTGA
- a CDS encoding 3-hydroxyacyl-CoA dehydrogenase family protein gives MARELTTVGVVGLGTMGAGIAEVFARNGLTVVGVERDEEAVERGRGHIQHSTDRAVKRGKLSVEDQQTLFDRVTFATSLEALAQCDLVIEAVVERLELKREIFAALDKVVRDDAILATNTSSLSVTEISVATQRPRRVVGMHFFNPAPVQEFVEVIKTVVTEPDVVEDVQALARRLDKVPVVAADRAGFIANALLFGYLNHAVSMVESRYATREDVDAAMRLGCGYPMGPLALLDLIGLDTAYEILDTMYKQGRNRLHAPAPILKQMVTAGLLGRKTGRGFYTYESPDSPVVVDDESTPVVSADGVLIRTVKQVGVVGSGTMAVGIVEVLAKAGYDVLYVARGTEKVDRVRGVLERSLEKGVQRGKLSTEERDAALRRVTGTAKLDDLASVDLVIEAVVEELSVKQALFETFDEICKPGAILATTTSSLPVIDLAMATKRPGDVVGLHFFNPAPVMQLVEVVSTVSTTAEVADTVAAVAVAAGKHPVRCGDRAGFIVNALLFPYLNDAVRMLEAHYAGVDDIDAAMKLGCRLPMGPFALLDVVGLDVSLAIQRTLYLEFREPGFAPAPLLEHLVTAGYLGRKTGRGFRDYPN, from the coding sequence ATGGCTCGGGAATTGACGACGGTGGGTGTGGTGGGTCTCGGCACGATGGGCGCCGGGATCGCCGAGGTGTTCGCGCGCAACGGCCTGACGGTCGTCGGTGTCGAGCGTGACGAGGAAGCCGTCGAGCGCGGCCGCGGGCACATCCAGCACTCGACCGACCGGGCCGTGAAGCGCGGCAAGCTGTCCGTCGAGGACCAGCAGACGCTGTTCGACCGGGTCACGTTCGCCACGTCGCTGGAGGCGCTGGCGCAGTGCGACCTGGTGATCGAGGCCGTCGTCGAGCGGCTCGAGCTGAAGCGCGAGATCTTCGCCGCGCTGGACAAGGTCGTCCGCGACGACGCGATCCTGGCCACCAACACCTCGTCGTTGTCGGTCACCGAGATCTCCGTCGCCACCCAGCGCCCGCGGCGCGTGGTCGGTATGCACTTCTTCAACCCGGCGCCGGTGCAGGAGTTCGTCGAGGTGATCAAGACCGTGGTCACCGAGCCGGACGTGGTCGAGGACGTGCAGGCGCTGGCCCGCCGGCTCGACAAGGTCCCGGTGGTCGCGGCGGACCGGGCCGGGTTCATCGCCAACGCGCTCCTGTTCGGGTACCTGAACCACGCGGTCTCCATGGTCGAGTCCCGCTATGCGACCCGTGAGGACGTCGACGCCGCGATGCGGCTCGGCTGCGGGTACCCGATGGGTCCGCTGGCGTTGCTCGACCTGATCGGCCTCGACACGGCGTACGAGATTCTCGACACGATGTACAAGCAGGGCCGCAACCGCCTGCACGCGCCGGCCCCGATCCTCAAGCAGATGGTGACCGCTGGCCTGCTCGGCCGGAAGACCGGGCGCGGCTTCTACACCTACGAGTCGCCGGACTCGCCGGTCGTGGTCGACGACGAGAGCACCCCGGTCGTGTCGGCGGACGGTGTGCTGATCCGCACGGTCAAGCAGGTCGGTGTCGTCGGCTCCGGCACGATGGCGGTCGGCATCGTCGAGGTCCTCGCCAAGGCCGGGTACGACGTGCTGTACGTCGCCCGCGGTACCGAGAAGGTCGACCGGGTCCGCGGCGTGCTGGAGCGTTCGCTGGAGAAGGGCGTCCAGCGCGGCAAGCTGTCCACCGAGGAGCGGGACGCGGCGCTGCGCCGGGTGACCGGTACGGCGAAGCTCGACGACCTGGCGAGTGTCGACCTGGTGATCGAGGCCGTGGTCGAGGAGCTCAGCGTCAAGCAGGCGCTGTTCGAGACGTTCGACGAGATCTGCAAGCCGGGCGCGATCCTGGCGACCACGACGTCGAGTCTGCCGGTGATCGACCTGGCGATGGCGACCAAGCGGCCGGGCGACGTGGTCGGGCTGCACTTCTTCAACCCGGCGCCGGTGATGCAGCTCGTCGAGGTCGTCAGCACCGTCAGCACCACAGCTGAGGTCGCCGACACGGTGGCCGCCGTGGCCGTTGCCGCCGGCAAGCACCCGGTGCGCTGTGGCGATCGGGCCGGCTTCATCGTGAACGCGCTGCTGTTCCCGTACCTGAACGACGCGGTCCGGATGCTGGAGGCGCACTACGCCGGCGTCGACGACATCGACGCCGCGATGAAGCTCGGCTGCCGCCTCCCGATGGGCCCGTTCGCTCTGCTCGACGTGGTCGGGCTGGACGTCTCGCTCGCCATCCAGCGCACCTTGTACCTGGAGTTCCGCGAGCCAGGCTTCGCCCCGGCCCCGCTGCTGGAGCACCTGGTCACCGCCGGCTACCTCGGCCGCAAGACGGGCCGCGGATTCCGCGACTACCCGAACTGA
- a CDS encoding NUDIX hydrolase: protein MIRAGVVLLSEHGIAAIERVRDGRTYHVLPGGQVEDGESPAEAARRETHEELGLLVKIRAAVAVVHFGDSTQHYFVADVIGGEFGTGDGSELDSPADSERGSYRAVWLPVTDLAACDLRPRPIAAALEGAPDPWWLLEGWMETPVVVEESA, encoded by the coding sequence GTGATCCGCGCGGGCGTCGTACTGCTCAGCGAACACGGGATCGCCGCGATCGAGCGGGTCCGCGACGGGCGGACGTACCACGTGCTGCCCGGCGGTCAGGTCGAGGACGGGGAGAGCCCGGCGGAGGCCGCGCGCCGGGAGACCCACGAGGAGCTCGGTCTGCTGGTGAAGATCCGTGCTGCCGTCGCGGTCGTGCACTTCGGCGACAGTACGCAGCACTACTTCGTCGCCGACGTGATCGGCGGCGAGTTCGGAACCGGGGACGGTTCGGAGCTGGACAGCCCGGCGGACTCGGAGCGGGGGAGTTACCGCGCGGTGTGGCTACCGGTCACAGACCTCGCCGCCTGCGATCTCCGGCCGCGTCCGATCGCCGCCGCGCTCGAGGGCGCACCGGACCCGTGGTGGCTGCTCGAGGGGTGGATGGAGACCCCGGTGGTGGTGGAGGAATCCGCCTGA
- a CDS encoding class I SAM-dependent methyltransferase, whose product MNLMCPARILLLPGDVQDAVVGERIAQVYAGSFEAAAGARLAEALAVRLTVVPELTQQPDAELRSIADLHRGETVVVLGLDLGLDLPAVVEHTGDGWTRVASDNEVTLAAYEQAAGKFRDSIPKDPNRALIDLLGERLAPGGQVLELGSGTGKDAIELESRGYVVRRTDATQAFVDMMRSDGYAADRLNAITDDFGGPYDAVYASAVFLHFDRAQLARVLRNAARSAPVLAFATREGKGEEWSNRHLDLPRHFVLWQEDPLRELLTATGWTVARLERGDSKIGTWFQILATRS is encoded by the coding sequence ATGAATCTCATGTGTCCCGCCCGGATTCTGCTGCTGCCCGGTGACGTTCAGGACGCGGTGGTCGGTGAGCGGATCGCGCAGGTGTACGCCGGTTCGTTCGAGGCGGCCGCGGGTGCTCGGTTGGCCGAGGCGCTCGCGGTGCGGCTGACCGTCGTACCGGAGCTGACGCAGCAGCCGGACGCCGAGCTGCGGTCGATCGCGGACCTGCATCGCGGCGAGACCGTCGTCGTCCTCGGGCTGGATCTCGGCCTCGATCTCCCCGCTGTCGTCGAGCACACCGGCGACGGCTGGACGCGGGTCGCCTCGGACAACGAGGTCACGCTCGCGGCGTACGAACAGGCCGCCGGCAAGTTCCGCGACTCGATCCCCAAGGACCCCAACCGCGCGCTGATCGACCTGCTCGGCGAACGTCTCGCACCGGGCGGCCAGGTGCTCGAACTCGGCAGCGGCACCGGCAAGGACGCGATCGAGCTGGAGAGCCGCGGGTACGTCGTACGCCGTACCGACGCGACGCAGGCGTTCGTCGACATGATGCGATCCGACGGGTACGCCGCCGACCGGTTGAACGCGATCACCGACGACTTCGGCGGGCCGTACGACGCGGTGTACGCCAGCGCGGTGTTCCTGCACTTCGATCGCGCCCAGCTGGCCCGCGTACTGCGGAACGCGGCCCGTTCCGCGCCGGTGCTCGCGTTCGCGACCCGGGAGGGCAAGGGCGAGGAATGGTCGAACCGGCACCTGGACCTGCCGCGGCATTTCGTTCTCTGGCAGGAAGATCCGCTCCGTGAACTGCTGACCGCGACCGGATGGACGGTCGCGCGGCTGGAGCGCGGCGACTCGAAGATCGGCACCTGGTTCCAGATCCTGGCGACGCGATCGTGA
- the nucS gene encoding endonuclease NucS, giving the protein MRLVIATCSVDYSGRLTAHLPMAPRLLMVKADGSVLIHADGGSYKPLNWMSPPCKLTEDEGVWSVTNKAGEELRITIEEVHSDTAYELGTDPGLIKDGVEAHLQELLAEHVQTFGEGWTLVRREYPTAIGPVDLLLRDADGKHVAVEIKRRGEIDGVEQLTRYVELLNRDPLLAPVRGIFAAQLIKPQAQFLATDRGLDCLTVDYDALRGMESDVLRLF; this is encoded by the coding sequence GTGCGCTTGGTGATTGCTACGTGTTCTGTTGACTACTCGGGGCGGCTGACGGCTCATCTGCCGATGGCGCCGCGGCTGCTGATGGTGAAGGCGGACGGGTCCGTGCTGATCCACGCCGACGGCGGGTCGTACAAACCGCTGAACTGGATGTCGCCGCCGTGCAAGCTGACGGAGGACGAGGGGGTCTGGAGCGTCACCAACAAGGCGGGTGAGGAGCTGCGGATCACCATCGAGGAGGTGCACAGCGACACGGCGTACGAGCTCGGGACGGACCCCGGCCTGATCAAGGACGGTGTCGAGGCGCACCTGCAGGAGCTGCTCGCCGAGCACGTCCAGACGTTCGGCGAGGGCTGGACGCTGGTACGCCGGGAGTACCCGACCGCGATCGGCCCGGTCGACCTGCTGCTCCGCGACGCCGACGGCAAGCACGTCGCGGTCGAGATCAAGCGCCGCGGCGAGATCGACGGGGTCGAGCAGCTGACCCGGTACGTCGAGCTCCTGAACCGCGATCCGCTGCTGGCCCCGGTCCGCGGTATCTTCGCCGCCCAGCTGATCAAGCCGCAGGCACAGTTCCTCGCCACCGACCGCGGCCTCGACTGCCTCACCGTCGACTACGACGCCCTCCGCGGCATGGAGTCCGACGTCCTCCGCCTCTTCTGA